The following proteins are co-located in the Dyadobacter chenwenxiniae genome:
- a CDS encoding enolase C-terminal domain-like protein: protein MLKNQNISRRDFMARAGVIAVAGTLAPEFTSVSTQFTKPMKAIRIKNVDSNFEREPLNPYRFKGSAITDSWQAIAMLESDSGNKKIGIGTQGVLWSDSKVFAAHSESAGNALMYAMSERALQMVKGTTFSDPVKLLDDILPEVLAYGKKITGNPDLRKTFALNALVCVDNAAWLLYAKENGIDQFDKLIPAAYQRGLSHRHEKVASIPSFSVGTSAERIRQAADEGYFIMKLKTGSAGTQQEMIEKDIAFLSAVHKAIGHYETPYTQNGKIPYYFDANGRYEKKETLLRFLDHAKKIGAFEQIAVIEEPFEEHNEAFVGDLGVRVAADESAHTVEDAAHRIDLGYSAIAVKAIAKTLSMTMKITQLAYEKKVPCFCADLTVNPILVDWNKNVAARLQPFPGMSVGLQETNGHQYYKNWEKLMTYHPQKDGSWVRTQKGVYVTDASFYAESGGILTPSRHYEEMFETAH, encoded by the coding sequence ATGCTTAAAAATCAAAATATATCGCGGCGGGATTTTATGGCTCGGGCAGGCGTAATTGCCGTGGCCGGGACCCTTGCTCCCGAATTCACAAGCGTATCCACGCAATTTACCAAACCCATGAAAGCCATAAGGATCAAAAATGTCGATTCTAATTTTGAAAGAGAACCATTAAACCCCTACCGGTTCAAAGGGAGCGCCATAACAGACAGCTGGCAGGCAATAGCAATGCTCGAATCCGATTCCGGCAATAAAAAGATCGGCATAGGGACACAGGGTGTGCTGTGGTCTGATTCGAAGGTTTTTGCGGCACATTCCGAAAGCGCCGGGAATGCATTAATGTATGCAATGAGCGAACGGGCCTTGCAAATGGTTAAAGGCACAACGTTCTCTGATCCGGTGAAACTGCTCGACGATATACTGCCGGAAGTTTTGGCCTACGGAAAAAAGATAACCGGGAATCCGGACTTGCGTAAAACATTTGCGCTCAATGCACTGGTTTGCGTCGACAATGCGGCCTGGCTTTTGTACGCCAAGGAAAATGGCATTGATCAGTTTGATAAGCTGATCCCTGCCGCTTATCAACGAGGGCTTTCCCACAGGCATGAGAAGGTGGCGAGCATTCCGTCGTTTAGTGTAGGTACGTCCGCGGAGCGGATCAGGCAAGCGGCAGATGAGGGTTATTTTATTATGAAATTAAAGACCGGTTCGGCCGGAACGCAGCAGGAAATGATTGAAAAGGACATTGCCTTCCTGAGTGCAGTGCATAAAGCGATCGGACATTATGAAACGCCATATACGCAAAACGGTAAAATTCCATATTATTTCGACGCAAATGGCCGATATGAGAAGAAAGAAACATTGCTGCGCTTTCTGGATCACGCCAAAAAGATCGGTGCATTTGAACAGATTGCTGTGATCGAGGAGCCATTTGAAGAGCATAACGAAGCTTTTGTGGGCGACTTGGGCGTCCGTGTCGCTGCTGACGAGAGTGCGCATACTGTGGAAGACGCCGCGCACCGGATTGATCTGGGTTACAGCGCGATTGCAGTAAAAGCCATCGCTAAAACATTGAGTATGACCATGAAAATCACGCAACTCGCCTACGAAAAAAAGGTGCCATGCTTTTGCGCTGATCTGACGGTTAATCCCATTCTGGTGGATTGGAACAAAAATGTGGCCGCTAGGCTGCAACCATTTCCAGGCATGAGTGTAGGTTTACAAGAAACAAATGGCCATCAGTATTATAAAAATTGGGAAAAGCTGATGACTTACCATCCTCAAAAAGACGGGTCCTGGGTTCGGACGCAAAAAGGGGTTTACGTTACAGACGCATCATTCTATGCAGAAAGCGGCGGCATTCTTACACCGTCGAGACATTATGAAGAAATGTTTGAAACCGCACATTAA
- a CDS encoding DUF4097 family beta strand repeat-containing protein, producing the protein MKKVLLMSMGCLLCLAQSMAQTHEYKTRLANSKEKKITIEMAASQVKIEGYAGDEVLIQASSGFEAPPERAKGLKPLYYSGVDNTGIGLSVTPEAGGLKVEKVTRKEVKYTIRLPKQVAVLFQEVNWQGGSKIAISNMDGDLEIKTNVANINLTNVTGPVVANTTSGDVNVVFSALNQSKPTAISSISGEVDVTLPATTKSTMKLRSINGEMYTDFDLGTKSNRDGLSKVGGGSNIEGATNGGGVEVQLNTISSNIYIRKK; encoded by the coding sequence ATGAAAAAAGTACTTTTAATGAGTATGGGTTGCTTGCTATGCCTTGCGCAATCCATGGCACAGACGCATGAATACAAAACCAGGCTTGCCAATTCCAAGGAAAAGAAAATAACCATTGAAATGGCCGCCAGCCAGGTAAAAATCGAGGGATATGCCGGAGACGAGGTGCTTATTCAGGCATCATCCGGTTTTGAAGCACCGCCTGAAAGAGCAAAAGGTTTGAAGCCGCTCTACTATTCCGGCGTCGATAACACAGGAATCGGGCTCTCGGTTACACCCGAAGCAGGTGGCCTGAAAGTGGAAAAAGTGACGCGGAAAGAGGTGAAATACACGATCCGTTTGCCAAAACAGGTTGCGGTGCTTTTTCAGGAAGTAAACTGGCAGGGCGGATCCAAAATCGCGATCAGTAACATGGACGGCGACCTGGAAATAAAAACCAACGTCGCCAATATCAATCTGACCAATGTCACCGGCCCCGTGGTGGCTAACACGACGAGCGGCGATGTAAATGTCGTTTTTTCTGCGCTTAATCAAAGCAAGCCCACCGCCATTTCATCCATCAGCGGCGAAGTAGACGTTACGCTGCCGGCAACTACAAAATCGACGATGAAGTTGCGGTCGATTAATGGTGAAATGTACACGGACTTCGATTTGGGCACAAAAAGCAATCGGGACGGTCTCTCCAAAGTAGGCGGCGGCAGTAACATTGAGGGCGCGACGAACGGGGGAGGTGTGGAAGTGCAACTCAACACGATCAGCAGTAACATTTACATCCGTAAAAAGTAA
- a CDS encoding RNA polymerase sigma factor — MDLQAFNQRILPVQGRLFRLAQMFLRNREEAEDAIQDVLLRLWTNRQQLETYHSIEALAVQMTKNLCLDRLKSHHKQKMQNDADVTSVHAAELSPHRQLENSDSAALIHRLIGELPEQHKLVLHLRDVEECSFEEIEQVTGLSNANIRTILSRARQKLRENYLKANDYESGY, encoded by the coding sequence ATGGATTTACAAGCCTTTAACCAACGCATTCTTCCCGTGCAGGGACGCCTTTTCAGACTGGCGCAAATGTTTCTTCGCAACCGCGAGGAAGCCGAAGATGCCATTCAGGATGTGTTGCTGAGGTTGTGGACGAACAGGCAGCAGTTGGAAACTTACCATAGCATCGAAGCATTGGCCGTGCAAATGACCAAAAACCTTTGCCTTGACCGCCTTAAATCTCATCACAAGCAGAAAATGCAGAACGATGCGGACGTCACCAGCGTGCATGCGGCCGAGTTGTCACCACACCGGCAGTTGGAGAACAGCGACAGCGCGGCGCTCATTCACAGGCTGATAGGCGAGCTGCCCGAACAACACAAGCTGGTGTTGCATTTGCGCGATGTGGAGGAATGTTCATTTGAGGAGATTGAGCAGGTTACAGGATTGAGCAATGCGAACATTCGCACGATCCTTTCGAGGGCGCGGCAAAAACTGCGCGAGAATTATCTTAAAGCAAACGATTATGAATCAGGATATTGA
- a CDS encoding PQQ-dependent sugar dehydrogenase: MFNCTGGKSKTKNKPLAQTASQSGKAIYTTHCISCHALEQEEIGPKLGGVTSLLSTPELVAFIKNPNAAIEAGNKRAVNLTKRYKMIMPPFDFLKDDEIKSILSYIAEETQAHNIKPLQVNLDESGHTAERLTRPVTLSGLKIETEEFAIMPVSSEKMPRTRIANMRTSPAHDGALFVSDQRGLIYRVKGGKPGIFLDIRPLIEDYINEPGLGTGLGSFAFHPDYLENGLIYITHTEAFKGKKADYEYHDSMKVALQWVVSEWKNNDVKSETFTGKRRELIRINVPGNVHGIQDIGFVPDIKKKDKDYGLLYIGTGDGGSTIGGYPALCHDLHSLLGTIIRIDPLGKNGKNGNYGIPADNPFADRPDPKVRKEIYAYGFRNPHRMSWNMTHGKRMFSTEIGEANFEEINIIEKGGDYGWNIQEGNYGISPKDLKNVFKPEKPSSTFVKPYALYDHIDGAAISGGAVYEGDITVLKNKYLFGDIVSGRIFYTNVDKTLSDSTVRELSIIQDGKDTSLREMTGSKRVDLRIEYDVFTKNLYIMTKSDGKIRKVTAAHLHKNP; encoded by the coding sequence ATGTTTAATTGCACCGGCGGCAAGTCAAAAACTAAAAATAAACCCCTCGCTCAGACGGCCTCGCAGTCGGGCAAAGCCATTTATACCACACATTGCATTTCCTGCCATGCACTCGAACAGGAAGAAATAGGCCCGAAACTGGGTGGCGTAACGAGTTTGCTATCCACACCTGAACTTGTTGCATTTATTAAAAATCCGAACGCTGCCATTGAAGCTGGAAACAAGCGGGCTGTGAACCTCACCAAGCGTTACAAGATGATTATGCCTCCCTTTGACTTTTTGAAAGATGACGAGATTAAATCCATTCTTTCGTACATCGCGGAGGAAACCCAAGCGCATAATATCAAGCCGCTACAAGTTAATTTGGACGAATCGGGCCATACAGCAGAACGACTAACCAGGCCAGTCACACTTTCCGGTTTGAAAATTGAAACGGAAGAATTTGCCATCATGCCTGTGTCTTCTGAAAAAATGCCCAGAACGAGAATTGCGAATATGCGTACAAGCCCCGCGCACGACGGCGCACTTTTTGTCAGCGATCAGCGTGGTTTGATTTACAGGGTCAAGGGTGGTAAGCCAGGCATATTCCTGGATATCAGGCCACTCATTGAAGATTATATTAATGAACCGGGCTTGGGAACCGGACTCGGAAGTTTCGCTTTTCATCCCGATTATCTGGAAAACGGCTTGATCTACATCACCCACACCGAAGCATTCAAAGGGAAAAAAGCCGATTATGAATACCATGATTCCATGAAAGTTGCGCTGCAATGGGTTGTTTCGGAATGGAAGAACAATGATGTAAAGAGCGAGACTTTTACAGGAAAAAGGCGGGAACTGATTCGTATTAATGTTCCGGGAAATGTGCACGGGATACAGGACATTGGTTTTGTTCCGGATATTAAAAAGAAAGATAAAGATTACGGATTGCTATACATAGGCACTGGCGACGGTGGTTCGACTATCGGCGGCTATCCCGCACTTTGCCATGATCTGCATTCTCTGCTCGGGACCATTATCCGCATTGATCCGCTTGGGAAGAACGGCAAAAATGGGAACTATGGCATTCCGGCAGATAACCCATTCGCGGATAGGCCTGATCCGAAGGTCAGAAAAGAAATTTATGCCTATGGTTTCCGCAATCCGCACCGCATGTCCTGGAATATGACCCATGGCAAAAGAATGTTCAGCACAGAAATTGGTGAGGCCAATTTTGAGGAGATCAACATTATTGAGAAAGGCGGAGATTATGGTTGGAACATTCAGGAGGGGAATTACGGTATATCTCCCAAGGACCTGAAAAATGTATTTAAACCCGAAAAACCTTCTTCGACATTCGTCAAACCCTATGCATTGTACGACCATATCGATGGTGCTGCCATCAGTGGAGGCGCTGTGTATGAAGGTGATATTACGGTTTTGAAAAACAAATATCTGTTCGGTGACATTGTCAGCGGCCGCATATTTTATACCAATGTTGACAAGACTCTGTCCGACAGCACTGTGCGTGAATTGAGCATTATTCAGGACGGAAAAGACACAAGTCTTCGTGAAATGACAGGCTCCAAGCGCGTGGATCTGCGGATTGAATATGATGTTTTTACAAAGAACCTTTACATCATGACCAAAAGCGACGGTAAAATCAGAAAAGTGACCGCTGCACATTTACACAAAAATCCCTGA
- a CDS encoding aldo/keto reductase, whose translation MEYLFSRREMVKSIGVSGCAMLLNPLLSHAKTDQAMILQRSIPVSGEKIPVVGLGSWQQFDVGPSASERTPLKEVLKEMQEMGGKLIDASPMYGRSEEVIGELTTALKNNDQFFFATKVWTTGRQEGIDQMNDSFKKMGRKKMDLMQVHNLQDWQTHLKTLKDWKTQGRVKYIGITHYTDSAHPRLEQIVKSKEIDFVQFNYSIRSRNAEKSLLNAARDNGVAVIINEPFEQGALFRAVKGKELPAFAADYDIKSWAQFFLKYIISQEAVTCAIPGTSDVKHLVENLSAGLGKLPDEAGRKKMIEWIEKV comes from the coding sequence ATGGAATATTTGTTTTCCCGTCGTGAAATGGTGAAAAGCATTGGCGTCTCAGGCTGTGCAATGCTGCTGAACCCATTGTTATCCCATGCAAAAACCGATCAGGCAATGATTTTACAAAGATCAATTCCGGTAAGTGGAGAGAAAATTCCGGTAGTAGGACTTGGCTCATGGCAGCAATTCGACGTTGGCCCGAGCGCGAGCGAAAGAACGCCATTAAAAGAGGTTTTGAAAGAAATGCAGGAAATGGGCGGCAAACTCATCGACGCCTCACCCATGTACGGCAGGTCGGAGGAAGTAATCGGTGAACTTACCACGGCGCTGAAAAACAATGACCAGTTTTTCTTTGCTACGAAGGTCTGGACAACAGGAAGGCAGGAGGGGATTGATCAAATGAACGACTCCTTTAAAAAGATGGGGCGCAAAAAAATGGATCTGATGCAAGTCCATAATTTGCAGGACTGGCAAACACATTTGAAAACATTAAAAGACTGGAAAACGCAGGGAAGAGTAAAATACATTGGCATCACCCATTACACGGATTCTGCACACCCACGCCTGGAGCAGATCGTAAAATCAAAAGAAATAGATTTTGTTCAATTTAATTATTCTATCCGGTCGCGGAATGCGGAGAAAAGTTTACTGAATGCAGCTAGGGACAATGGCGTGGCAGTCATTATTAACGAGCCGTTCGAGCAGGGCGCCTTGTTCCGCGCCGTTAAGGGCAAAGAGCTTCCAGCCTTCGCAGCGGATTACGACATTAAAAGTTGGGCGCAATTTTTCCTCAAATACATTATTAGCCAGGAAGCAGTCACTTGCGCCATTCCCGGCACTTCCGATGTAAAACATTTGGTCGAAAATCTGAGCGCAGGCCTCGGCAAGCTTCCTGATGAAGCCGGAAGAAAGAAAATGATTGAATGGATCGAAAAAGTATAA
- a CDS encoding FAD binding domain-containing protein, which translates to MNSFSYNKAHDVAGAVADIQEHEGGKFIAGGTNLLDLMKENVMKPDHLTDINRLDLADITENEDGGLRLGALVTNADTAWNGLVEQRYPLLSKAILAGASPQLRNMATNGGNLFQRTRCYYFYDTATACNKREPGSGCSAINGINRIHAILGTSERCIATHPSDMCVALAALDAKVNITGPNGERSLDFRDFHRLPENTPHLDTNISPGELVTSIDLPPSNFTKYNFYLKVRDRQSYAFALVSVAAALELEGDVIKDIRIALGGVAHKPWRRREVEENYIGKVASTENFRTLAETMLTGAIGFGGNTFKIELARRAIVRALHEALKAGENL; encoded by the coding sequence ATGAACAGTTTTTCATACAACAAAGCCCATGACGTTGCAGGAGCTGTGGCGGACATTCAGGAGCACGAAGGCGGGAAATTCATTGCTGGCGGCACCAATTTGCTGGATTTGATGAAGGAAAATGTGATGAAACCGGATCATTTGACGGACATTAACCGGCTGGATCTGGCAGACATTACAGAAAATGAAGATGGTGGGCTGAGACTCGGTGCATTGGTTACCAATGCCGACACGGCATGGAATGGGCTTGTGGAACAACGCTATCCACTTCTTTCAAAAGCTATTTTGGCTGGCGCTTCACCGCAGTTGCGCAATATGGCCACCAACGGAGGAAACCTTTTTCAACGCACCCGCTGCTATTATTTTTACGACACTGCGACTGCCTGCAACAAGCGTGAGCCAGGTTCCGGATGCTCTGCCATCAATGGGATTAACCGCATACACGCCATTCTGGGAACGAGTGAGCGTTGTATTGCCACGCATCCGTCGGATATGTGTGTAGCGCTCGCGGCCCTGGATGCAAAAGTGAACATTACCGGCCCGAACGGCGAGCGCTCGCTCGATTTCCGCGATTTTCACCGGCTACCAGAAAATACGCCTCATTTGGATACTAATATCAGCCCCGGAGAGCTTGTTACTTCTATTGATCTTCCGCCAAGCAATTTTACCAAATACAATTTTTACTTGAAAGTCCGTGACCGTCAATCTTATGCGTTTGCCCTGGTTTCTGTTGCTGCTGCGTTGGAGCTGGAAGGGGACGTGATCAAAGACATCCGGATAGCATTGGGTGGTGTGGCGCACAAGCCATGGCGCCGCCGCGAAGTGGAGGAGAATTATATTGGAAAAGTTGCCTCAACTGAGAATTTCAGGACGTTAGCGGAAACAATGCTGACCGGCGCAATCGGCTTTGGTGGTAACACCTTTAAAATAGAGTTGGCCAGGAGAGCCATTGTACGCGCATTGCATGAAGCGCTTAAAGCAGGAGAAAATCTATGA
- a CDS encoding DUF1440 domain-containing protein: MKTSKFAGSGLRTVLWAAFVAGSLDIMAAFVVYAIILDQTTPVRMLLSIASGVFGKAAFEGGNMMAVYGLLFHFLIALAFALFYFLIYQYIAFPARHKLVSGIIYGIFIWLVMNMVVMPIAFSGMPASSWDAALLGTVIVISAVGLPIAYIIPTGQQFP, encoded by the coding sequence ATGAAAACATCAAAATTTGCGGGGTCCGGTTTGAGAACCGTCTTGTGGGCTGCATTCGTAGCCGGTTCGCTTGACATCATGGCCGCGTTTGTCGTTTACGCGATTATCCTGGATCAAACAACACCGGTCCGGATGCTTCTGTCCATCGCAAGCGGTGTATTTGGTAAAGCTGCTTTTGAAGGTGGAAATATGATGGCTGTATACGGGTTGCTATTTCATTTTCTGATCGCACTGGCATTCGCGCTATTTTATTTTTTGATATACCAATACATTGCATTTCCTGCCAGGCACAAACTGGTAAGCGGTATCATTTATGGCATCTTTATCTGGCTGGTGATGAATATGGTCGTCATGCCGATCGCATTTTCCGGAATGCCTGCCTCGTCCTGGGATGCCGCATTGTTGGGCACAGTCATCGTGATATCGGCCGTAGGCTTACCTATAGCGTACATCATACCCACCGGGCAACAGTTCCCTTAA
- a CDS encoding (2Fe-2S)-binding protein, whose product MINETAFLEKPVGDKRQLPEFELVNLTINGQSYKLRLQPWVSLLDAIREYAGLTGTKKGCDHGQCGACTVLINGKRINSCLTLAVMKDGESITTIEGLSDGITNHPLQDAFIEHDAFQCGYCTPGQICSAVGMLNEGRADSLEDVQELMSGNICRCGAYNNINAAIMEVKSKMA is encoded by the coding sequence ATGATTAATGAAACAGCTTTTTTAGAAAAACCTGTCGGAGATAAACGGCAGTTGCCTGAATTTGAACTGGTGAACCTGACAATCAACGGCCAATCCTATAAGCTCAGATTGCAGCCGTGGGTAAGCCTTCTTGATGCGATTAGGGAATACGCGGGGCTGACCGGCACTAAGAAGGGATGCGACCATGGGCAATGCGGCGCATGCACTGTGCTCATCAATGGCAAACGCATCAATTCCTGCCTTACGCTTGCAGTCATGAAAGACGGCGAGTCGATCACTACTATTGAAGGACTTTCAGACGGCATTACAAACCATCCTTTGCAGGACGCATTTATCGAACATGATGCATTTCAATGCGGCTATTGCACGCCGGGACAGATCTGTTCAGCGGTGGGCATGCTCAATGAGGGGCGGGCCGATTCTCTGGAAGATGTTCAGGAACTAATGAGCGGCAACATCTGCCGCTGCGGCGCCTATAATAATATCAATGCTGCCATTATGGAGGTTAAATCAAAAATGGCATGA
- a CDS encoding HEAT repeat domain-containing protein, producing the protein MNQDIEKLLEKYYDGETTIDEEKELKRFFQHENVPEHLMSHAAQFGYFVEARNEYPSLTFGSELSALLDPPKQTPVLRFGSWLLRIAAGLALLIVGFLGGRVFQDRGTGANPLIATEESVSQVEIRNVLTFEKLASTSASERIQAINQSYDLPKVDKEITQLLINTLNFDPNINVRLAACQALQHFQNEADVAESLVQSLAIQTDPNIQIMLIEVLVSIKEKRAVEPFQQLVRKQDVMEVVKLKAQQGVSELTAADV; encoded by the coding sequence ATGAATCAGGATATTGAAAAATTGCTTGAAAAGTATTACGATGGCGAAACGACCATTGATGAGGAAAAAGAGCTCAAACGTTTTTTTCAGCATGAGAACGTGCCGGAGCATTTGATGAGCCACGCAGCGCAGTTTGGTTATTTCGTAGAAGCCCGAAATGAGTATCCTTCCCTTACATTCGGCAGCGAACTTTCTGCCTTGTTAGACCCGCCCAAACAAACGCCTGTTTTAAGGTTCGGAAGCTGGTTGTTGAGAATTGCCGCCGGGCTTGCGTTGCTGATCGTTGGGTTTCTGGGTGGACGTGTGTTTCAGGACCGTGGCACGGGAGCCAATCCTTTAATTGCTACGGAAGAATCAGTCTCGCAAGTAGAAATAAGAAATGTACTGACGTTTGAAAAATTAGCTTCTACATCTGCTAGCGAACGCATTCAGGCCATAAACCAGAGTTATGATTTGCCAAAAGTGGACAAGGAAATCACGCAGCTGCTTATTAATACCCTGAATTTTGATCCAAATATTAATGTCAGGCTCGCCGCTTGTCAGGCTTTGCAACATTTTCAGAATGAGGCTGATGTGGCAGAGTCGCTGGTGCAGTCCCTGGCCATTCAAACCGATCCTAACATTCAGATCATGCTGATCGAGGTTCTGGTTTCAATCAAAGAAAAGCGGGCCGTGGAGCCATTTCAGCAGCTGGTCAGAAAACAGGATGTAATGGAGGTTGTAAAGCTGAAAGCACAACAGGGAGTGAGTGAGTTGACCGCCGCAGACGTCTGA
- a CDS encoding xanthine dehydrogenase family protein molybdopterin-binding subunit, with amino-acid sequence MKTQYIGKPVSRVDGLAKVTGTARYSADFKVDRMLYGYIVSGSIAKGRIISIDTSKAMGLKGVLQVFTHENVSGLPWFSIKYKDMDAPSGSPFRPLHDDKILYSGQPVALVVADTFELARYASSLIDVLYEEESFATDLAKNIDRSYKAPVGKIGYVSPKSRGDADEAYGEAEFKMSGTYQHGAEHHNPMELFSTTAIWENGKLTVYDKTQGVTNCQFYIGNVFGLAYKDVRIISPYVGGAFGSGLRPQYQLFMAVLAALELKRPVKVGLTRQQMFTFGHRPVTMQKLALSASADGSLESIRHEAYSETSRFESYTEIIVNWSGTMYNCDHVKLKYELVGLDMYTPVDMRAPGAVTGAHAMESAMDELAYELKMDPLIFRLKNYADEDQTEEKPFSSKELIACYREGAEKFGWTRRNIEPRSMREGNQLIGWGVATAAWDAFQMPCRAKALLSIDGKLVISSGTSDIGTGTYTIMTQIAAESLGLKMEDVTFHLGDTNMPMAPLEGGSWTAASVGSAVKGVCEDVKKKLIRMAVKTKTSPLYDSNSKDIVLDSGMISDVKDSSKSASIVEVMRLAGINSIEETSTSGPNPINKMKYTFNAHAAVFAEVKVDEDLGIVRVTRVVCAVAAGKILNPKTARSQILGGVVWGISKALEEESKMDHQYGRFMNHNLSEYHVPVNKDINDIEVIFVEEKDDIVNPLGVKGVGEIGIIGVAGAIANAVFHATGVRVRNLPITMDKVLQIAEDDRNQVAI; translated from the coding sequence ATGAAAACGCAATATATTGGAAAACCCGTGAGCCGGGTGGATGGATTGGCAAAAGTTACAGGAACTGCCAGATATTCGGCCGATTTTAAAGTAGATCGGATGCTTTATGGCTACATCGTGTCCGGCAGCATTGCAAAAGGCAGGATAATTAGCATTGATACATCCAAAGCCATGGGGCTTAAAGGCGTTTTGCAGGTTTTTACGCACGAAAATGTTTCCGGACTGCCATGGTTTAGCATTAAGTACAAAGATATGGATGCGCCTTCCGGTTCACCGTTCAGGCCTTTGCACGATGATAAGATCCTTTACAGCGGACAGCCGGTTGCATTGGTCGTGGCTGATACTTTTGAACTCGCCAGATATGCATCCTCCCTGATTGATGTTCTGTACGAAGAGGAAAGTTTTGCTACGGATCTGGCCAAGAATATAGACCGTTCTTATAAAGCACCAGTTGGAAAAATCGGTTATGTATCACCCAAATCACGTGGCGATGCGGACGAAGCTTATGGTGAGGCAGAATTCAAGATGTCTGGCACTTACCAGCATGGCGCTGAGCACCACAATCCCATGGAGCTGTTTTCAACCACGGCGATCTGGGAAAACGGAAAGCTTACGGTGTATGATAAAACACAGGGCGTTACCAATTGCCAGTTTTACATCGGTAATGTGTTTGGACTTGCGTATAAAGATGTGCGGATTATCTCTCCGTATGTCGGCGGCGCATTCGGGTCCGGATTAAGGCCGCAATATCAGCTTTTCATGGCAGTGCTGGCTGCTTTGGAATTGAAAAGGCCAGTAAAAGTCGGGTTAACCAGACAGCAAATGTTCACGTTCGGGCACAGACCGGTTACTATGCAGAAACTGGCACTGAGTGCTTCTGCAGACGGCTCGCTGGAATCGATCAGACATGAGGCTTATTCTGAAACATCGCGGTTTGAAAGTTATACCGAGATCATTGTCAACTGGTCGGGGACAATGTATAACTGTGATCATGTGAAGTTGAAATATGAGCTCGTCGGCCTGGATATGTACACGCCTGTGGATATGCGGGCACCGGGGGCCGTTACTGGCGCGCACGCAATGGAAAGCGCTATGGACGAGCTCGCTTACGAGCTTAAAATGGATCCCCTCATTTTCAGACTGAAGAACTATGCAGACGAAGACCAGACGGAAGAAAAGCCGTTTTCCAGCAAGGAACTGATCGCTTGTTACCGCGAAGGCGCCGAAAAGTTTGGCTGGACCAGGCGGAACATTGAACCGCGCTCTATGCGCGAAGGAAACCAGCTTATTGGCTGGGGAGTTGCCACGGCAGCCTGGGACGCATTCCAGATGCCCTGCAGGGCGAAAGCATTGCTGTCTATTGATGGGAAATTGGTGATCAGCAGCGGGACTTCCGACATTGGAACGGGCACTTATACCATTATGACGCAGATTGCTGCGGAAAGTCTGGGATTGAAGATGGAAGATGTTACTTTCCACTTAGGCGACACAAATATGCCCATGGCGCCGCTCGAAGGTGGTTCCTGGACCGCAGCATCGGTGGGCTCAGCAGTGAAAGGCGTTTGTGAAGATGTAAAAAAGAAGCTGATCAGGATGGCCGTCAAGACGAAGACATCCCCGTTATATGATTCAAATAGTAAGGATATTGTGCTTGACTCCGGCATGATTTCGGATGTAAAGGATAGCTCAAAGAGCGCTTCGATCGTGGAAGTAATGCGTCTTGCGGGCATTAATAGCATTGAAGAAACCTCCACCAGCGGCCCGAATCCGATTAATAAGATGAAATATACATTTAACGCGCATGCGGCGGTTTTCGCAGAGGTTAAAGTAGACGAAGACTTGGGCATTGTGCGCGTGACGCGCGTTGTTTGCGCGGTAGCAGCGGGTAAAATCCTGAACCCGAAAACGGCAAGAAGTCAGATTCTGGGCGGTGTTGTTTGGGGAATCAGCAAGGCTCTGGAAGAGGAGAGCAAAATGGACCACCAGTATGGCCGGTTTATGAATCACAACTTATCTGAATATCATGTGCCTGTAAATAAGGATATCAATGACATTGAAGTGATTTTTGTAGAGGAAAAGGATGATATTGTGAATCCGTTAGGCGTAAAAGGTGTCGGGGAAATAGGCATTATCGGCGTGGCAGGCGCGATTGCCAATGCTGTTTTCCATGCGACGGGCGTCCGCGTACGTAATTTACCGATCACAATGGATAAAGTGCTTCAAATTGCCGAAGACGATCGTAATCAGGTAGCAATCTGA